The genomic stretch GGAAGGTTGGCGCATATTTTATACCTATCTTATTAAGTTAGTCCAAATCCCCGAATACGAGGAATTTTATTTCCAAACAGCACTATTCATATATACCATATCAAAAGAGGTCAACTGTAACAGCAGATTTATAACTAAAACCCATTTTATGATGCGGTGTGACTTATCAGAACTATTCAACACCATGCATTTTTATTACGTCAGGATATCTGAAGCATGAAATCAAGTGATCATTAACCATGCCGACTGCCTGCATAAATGCGTAGCAAGTTGTCGGCCCAATAAATTTGAACCCATTTTTCTTCAAACTCTTGCTCATTTCAGTGGATTCTACTGTGCTGACGGGCACTTCATCTTGAACAGCCCACTTATTATTTACGGGTTTCCCGTCAACAAAAGACCAAAGATATCGATCAAAACTTCCGTATTCTTTTTTAATTTCAAGAACGCACTTCGCATTAACAACTGCGGCGTTGATCTTGAGCTTATGCCTCACAATTCCGGAATTTTTAACTAGCTCTTCAATTTTGGCATCAGAATATTTTGAAACTTTCTCAGCATCAAAATTATCAAAGGCCTCCTGATAGCCTTCACGCTTTTTGAGTATTGTAGACCAGCTCAAACCGGATTGCGCACCTTCAAGAATCAACATTTCGAAAAGCAGGCAATCGTCGTGAACCGGAACACCCCACTCTTCGTCATGATATTTTATTTCTAAAGGTCCACAGTTTGCCCATTCACAGCGATTCATAAAAAGACTCCCAGCTTAAAGGGCTTCGCGAATAATACCGCCACCAAGCACAGCCCCGTCCTCAGTATATACAGCTAATATCTGCCCGGGGGTCGGTTTGGAATTCTGCTCGGCAAATTCAAAC from Maridesulfovibrio frigidus DSM 17176 encodes the following:
- a CDS encoding DNA-3-methyladenine glycosylase I; amino-acid sequence: MNRCEWANCGPLEIKYHDEEWGVPVHDDCLLFEMLILEGAQSGLSWSTILKKREGYQEAFDNFDAEKVSKYSDAKIEELVKNSGIVRHKLKINAAVVNAKCVLEIKKEYGSFDRYLWSFVDGKPVNNKWAVQDEVPVSTVESTEMSKSLKKNGFKFIGPTTCYAFMQAVGMVNDHLISCFRYPDVIKMHGVE